The Drosophila yakuba strain Tai18E2 chromosome X, Prin_Dyak_Tai18E2_2.1, whole genome shotgun sequence DNA segment CCGTCGATCTGCTGCTGGGCGATGAACGTGGACAATGCATTGGCGTACTGGTGGCCACGGGCGCTCAGGTTCGAATCGCCACCGATGAGGCCGCTCAGGTTGTACTCGCTCTCGCCGTGCCGCGTCAGGTAGATGGTGCGCGGCGTGATGTGGATGTTCATCAGGTAGTAGACAATGCGCGACTCCACATGGCCCTCGTTGTTGTAAACGACCACCTTCTTGCCGGCGTTGTATACCTTCATGAAGCTGAGGTGAGACTCCGTGACCTCGTCAATGGGCTGGTAGCGCTCCTCGTAGTGCTCGATGCGCTGCAGGAAGTCCCGCACCACCAGCTCCGTGTTCATGTTAAGATAATCCGGGGAACTGACCTTGACTTCCAGAATGTTTTGCTCGATAATCTGCGGATCGTCGCAAATGGACTCCACAAAGAACAGTCGGAAGCCATGCTGCTTCACCACAATGTCGTGGATCAGCTGACGACGGTCGCGCGTGGAGTTGGTCGCATCGAACACGGCGATGCTGCCCTGGCCGCTCAGAAGCCAATCGCAGGAGTCGTGCAGCGCCTGATTGGCGCACCGGTTGCGGATGGCCATCGCCTCCTCGTTGTCGGCGCGGAAGAACTCGTGCGACTTGTACGCGGTGGTCGCATGACGCCTGTACTCGCCCAGATTGAATACACGCGTGGCGATGCCGATCCAGTTGAGGTAGCGCGCCAGCTTCTTGGAGATGAAGGTCTTGCCGCGCGCCGGGAGGCCAACCATGGCGATCACATGTGGCGTGGTGCAGTCGGCGATGGTGCGTTCGCCGCGGATGGGAAAGGGTTTGGTCATCACGGTCTCTGAGGTGGGCGGCAGCAGCTTGCGCAGCTCCTCGGACATAACCGACGGGCAGACGTGCAGCTCATTCTCGATGGCCAGGTCGGCGGTCTTCTTCAGCTGATTCAGCGAGGTGGTGCGCACGCGTAGCGACGGCGAGGTGTTGTACGGCATGTCCATGATGCTGGTGGCGGTCACGGAGCGTGCTAGCTTCTTGGCAACGGCGGATGCGGCTGCTGATGCTAATGCTGtacctgctgctgttgcgctcgaggatgacgaggatgtggacgaggcggaggaggaggaggatgagaaACTGGAGTACGCGCAGTTGCTGCACGTGCACAGGTCGTCGTTGTAGGATGATTTGAATCGGGTCGATGGTGGTGGAACGGGGCGGGGGAGCAGGGTGGGTGTCCTTCTATTGATGGACAGCAGGGGCAATGGCAATGTTCCTACTTGATCCTCGTCGTGGTCGTCGATTgagctgctggtgctggcTGAAAGTATCTGGTTAGGGTTTGTTTTTATCCGTTGGGCTTCTGATAATGCTCCTTTCGCTTCTCCTTCTCTCTGCGATTTTTGGGGCTGATCAGCTGttccttctgctcctgctgctgctgtgtattgttgttgttgtagcgTGGCAAGACATGAAATTAGTGGAGTATTTGAACATAAATGTGCTGCTTTACTGGGGTGTTAAATTGTCGAATGGAATGATGATGTGATGATGTGATTTACGAAGATGCGAGGTGCGGCTCTCAGATGCAAACCAACAATATTTGGGATTCGGTAGGATCTGGATTAGAGATCGAAAAACTCAAGGATGTGTAGAAAATGGAGCAGGTACCTACGAAGTAGCGACAATCCGCACAAAAACTAAATGTGGGTAGATACAAATATGAATGTATGCATGTGCACACatgtgcttgtgtttgtgttgtggcGGATGGGACGGCTAATATTTGACTTCTTTGCACTTGACGATCGAAGACGAATGAAAGTGAAACTAAAGcgaaacagaaacacacacgaaaggagaaggaggaggaacACAAAACGTGCGTGCTGCGTGGGCGACGCTCTTTCTCAGTGTGAGAAATTGAGAGCGAGGGAGAGAGCGGAATTAGcacaaataataaacgaaCGAAggaagcacacacaaaaaacaaaacgaaacggaaaGAAACCAGTGAAAACAGCTGACGAATCGTATCGAGtccaatcgaattgaatcgacTACTTCTCACACAGTTCGTTATCGATAGTTTGGTGCTCGGTGCAGTTCGATGGCATCAGGGTTGCCAGCTCAGCCGATTATAGCGGTTCTACCTGGAATTATTGCCAAATTCCCAGTTACTTTCAAATATAAAGTATCTTTGATCTGGATGATCTACAAAAAACGGGGGGAGAAGAAACGAAaaccacgcacacacaagcTACAAATGGAATTCAAATGCGCTCATTAGCAAGGTGATTATTTATGGGTGTACTTATCGCCGTATAgagtatttttatttggacCCGCGGTTAATTATTGCCCCACACTATCAGCAATACTATGGCAAAAATTACAGCCAGGGGTTCGGTGAAATCGGCTTGCAAACCAGGGGACCTCCGATGGAAATTTACCACTGAGGCCGTGAAGATGATAAAGATGAGACAGAAATTACAGCCACGGTTACCGCTTTATCGCGATCCAACATTCTAACCACAATACCTCACAAGCCGCCAATCTTTTGGGATGGAAAGCCACACACGGATCTGCGTCACTATCTCCCAAAAATCTCACTCTCGCGGTTCTCAAACACATTCACCACGTTCGCGTAGTGTGATCGGTTCATTGGTACAGATATGAGCAAAAGAATAGCAAAGCAATGctaatttgtaaaaaatttttttttaaactacaCTTTTTCAACGATAATCATAAAACTAGCCAcaagttaagttaagttacTTTACTTGCCACACTCTTAGtggtaaattgtaaattttgtaaatcttatatttgcataacaaaataattataccCTCCTTCGAAACTGTCACCTAAATGTTTTAAGGAGGTCATCATATAATATAGTCTTATAGGATTCGAATCAATTTCTCAATCCGGTTTTTATCATGTTCGTACTGATAATTGTGGGCATGTATTTTTAACGTTTAAGGAAAAACGTAGTCTAcagaattttcaattttcctaAAAGGCGCCTGCTCTTGCACTTGAACGCGTCTTTGTTGACTTTCGGATATACAACACTTGGTGTTAGCCGAGAGGTGTCACTGGTTCAATGTTTATTAGTGCCGAACTGGCCAAGATCAATGGGACACAAGCAAAAACGAGTTCCACTGAAATCTCACTGGCAATGGATATCATAGGCTAGTATTACTGACAGGGGACGCAAGCCTCATGGCTTTGTGGGAACTGGACGAGTTGATAGCGTTTATGGTGGCCAATAATTTGAGAAATGTGTGGCGATTATGCGTCGAATTGTTACCTGGATTGACTGGCGAGGACGGAGGAAGCTTGGATCCGTCGAGGAGCCGGCGAGAACACAACGAATCGCAAAAAAAGTTGAAGCAGACACTGCGCTGAACGCTCAAACACTGAAAAACTAGTGCCGATTTCCGAGAACGCCGATCGTCGGCGGGCAGAGAAAAGCGTCGTCGACGCCGGCGctaatggcaaatggcaaatagcTAATAGCATAtggcatatagcatatagctaATAGAGCTAAAGGCACGGAATGTAACTGTaacaacgacgacgactgGGTTTCCAATTCAGAAAGAAGTGATTCGATGATCATTGCCTAACTGCGCAGCTACAGTCAGATTCCTCTAACTGAACCCGTTTTTGAAAACGTGGCTTTTAATTAACCAAAATACTTACATTTTGTGTTTACGTTGAGCACGGCACAATGTTGTTACTattcaaaaaaacaaaacaaagaaatccCAAATTTACATAATACATATAAACTTTGTTTACTATGGAGAACAAGTAATTTCCTATCTAGATAATactagaaaacttaaaaaagTCGTGATTCAAAAACTACCACTATGTCTTGCATTTCATTGGCAAAATTTCTGTTCGACGGTCCACGTTATCGATGTTCTACTGCATCTGAGAATCAGCAGTGACAGTTGCGCACATTCGTATTGGCTAATTGTTTGCACACAGTGTTGTTGCGCTTCCTGGCGGAATTGACATTGCCAGGCGGAATGCAAAGTTCACCCCACAAGTCTTACCCTTAACTCGGACCTCACGTGTTCCGTGCACAAAGTTTCCCGGCGCAATTGCTGGTTGGCTGGCAGGCTGGCTAGCTGGACTGACATCCCCGTCTATCCGACTGGACAGATCGATCGCTCAGCTGAGATGTGCGTCATTGGCTCACGGAGGCAATCGATCCGATCTGCTCTGAAGCCATCGGAGAGCCGCTTCCCAAACTGGACCACATGGCCAGGCCAGTCCAAGGTCGAGAGTGGCGAAAACAGATCCGATTGGGTTAGCTAGATGATCACGCATTCGGGACGTGGATCAGCAGGTGCAGCTCATCTGCACTGCACTCCCTTATCAACGAGGCGAATAGCCGAAGTAAAAACCTGTTCCCGTTTTCAGTCCCAGTCTAGTTTTTGTCGGAATTTAGCCGACATAAGAATTTCATTTCTAGTTAAGAGCCACGCCTATTAGTTCGCAGTGTAATCGTAGAGAATACTGCgtcatttccattttctaaACCTTTCTTAGAAATTTGTCTTTTGGTAATTGGCATAAGGTGGTCTAACAAGCAGTGGGTTTACTATTAATCTTAAATATCCGATATTCAATACACAGATGCACtgtatttttgaaatacaCTTTTGCAGAGAACATTTATACCATTTGAAAATAGAGTGGGAAAATTGATAATTTCTGTTTATCGCACTCCTCATCGCCTATAGGGTTTGAAATCCATTTTTTCTCTActtgttatttttataattaaagttTGCACTGCACAAACCTGAATGCGTTTAGTTTCTAGTGATATGTGCAACACATTTGTTtcttcaaaatttaatttaaaaactttaaaagtaaTCTTTAAAGAACTCAAAACATTATATTTCCATATATCTATGTAGGCAGTAAGGATAAACATCCTTACATCAAGTGATGTAAAAATGTATCttagattttaaattgatataaGATGGTGATTATGCACATGGTCGGCATCTGGCACCTACTAGCCTACATCCGACTCCACAGATAAGTTTAAAATAATGCCACGAAGTGCTATTAAACTAAGTTAACAGGCGCCTAATCTCTCTCATACACACTTGCACTTAAAGTGCTAAGCACGTATGTATAATCTATTGGGTAAATTGGATGCAATCATCTCTATCTGCTACCAACTATTTCAAGCACAAGCCACAAACAAATCGCTATCAAAATGGAAGTAATTCATCTGATTAAATTTCAAAGAAGGATGTTTGCAATCAGAAAGTGTCAAGACTAACATGTAGTTCCCTGTTTGGGAACGGGGAATCTAAGATTCGTCATTAGTTCATATTTTATGACTGTAGAATAGATAAAATGCTAAGAACGTCAAGCTGTTATCGgagctgttttgtttttatctaTATTAGACCTATATGTAATGTATCATTGTTCAACAAAAACATTGTTATTACATTTTAGGTGCAAACCATCTTAGGTGTAAGTAAAATTCCCGCATGGGGACTCTGCCTCATGGATTCCAACAAGTGGAGCGTCATAGGTTGACTGACTCATCCGCAAGATCGCAATCGGAGAAATGGAGCAGTGCAGAATTGGCAAATGCGACCATGCGGACACAAGCGGTACAATCTCCCACCGACTGGCTGATAATCTCGCCCAGCTGTCGCCCTATCGGAACCACCGAAAATAACGCtcaacagcaataacaacattGTCAGCGGCATGAAAGTCCGGCCGGACAGGGCCTGATAAGACTGATAATGGCACATTGCAGAATGGAACGGCGACTGAATTAAATGGAGGAGCTAAGGGCGCAGAGTCCATCGCCAAATGATGGCAGTGTTTAATGCCGATTATCGTCGCCTGGTCGGTTATCAGTGGGCTGGAGCCATAGATCACTGCCATATTTGGATAGCGACGGAGTTCATAAACGCCTCCACCATCGCACACAACAACGCACCTCCCCAAACAAGCGCCTTTTATCGCTCCTCCAGGTGGATCCAATTTACGATGCACGGCATGTGTTCACGTGAGTTGCGAGTGCTGGTGGCGATGCCAATGCTGATGCTGCGTGGGTGGATGCTAAATTGGGTCCGTCGAACGGCAACTGCAAAACTTTCCACCTCACTGACGAAAAGAAACCACTGTTGCCACTCGATTTCTAGCCTCTGACTCAGCCAGCATTGAGCCATTACATCCCCTTTTACGGAATCATTTTGATATCATTGCGTGACATCAGAGCCTTACGTTTCGTATCATAAGTCGCAAGATTGCGGAGTCTTTAAGCCCTTATCCCTAGTCTCAATCAGTTCGTTTGCAAAATGTGATAATTAGGTACGTTTCTACGTATTTAAGAATTATAAAAATCTGAAGACGATATATTCTGTAGTTAAGAGACATACATAGTTGGCAAATTTCGCACTTTGCTCAACGGCAATTTGCGCACTGAAGTTTTCATCAATTATAACCTGCCCAAAGACGTTTGACTTGATCGCAAAAGGGTTATAAGTGGGCGCAACCCCATAATACCGATCAGACCACCTGACCCGGCTTCTAATTGCGTTTCGCGATTCGCTCCAGTGCGACTCGTGACCACTTCGCTTTCATTTTTACTACGAGTATAGTAGGGTGGAGCAATGTACATACTA contains these protein-coding regions:
- the LOC6525187 gene encoding 6-phosphofructo-2-kinase/fructose-2,6-bisphosphatase 1 isoform X5; this encodes MDMPYNTSPSLRVRTTSLNQLKKTADLAIENELHVCPSVMSEELRKLLPPTSETVMTKPFPIRGERTIADCTTPHVIAMVGLPARGKTFISKKLARYLNWIGIATRVFNLGEYRRHATTAYKSHEFFRADNEEAMAIRNRCANQALHDSCDWLLSGQGSIAVFDATNSTRDRRQLIHDIVVKQHGFRLFFVESICDDPQIIEQNILEVKVSSPDYLNMNTELVVRDFLQRIEHYEERYQPIDEVTESHLSFMKVYNAGKKVVVYNNEGHVESRIVYYLMNIHITPRTIYLTRHGESEYNLSGLIGGDSNLSARGHQYANALSTFIAQQQIDGLRVWTSWMKRAIQTVADVKAPQERWKALNEIDAGHCEEMTYEQIKEKFPEEFKARDVNKFAYRYPRGESYEDLVARLEPVIMELERQGNVLVVSHQAVLRCLFAYFLDKSADELPYLYVPLHTVIKLTPVAYGCKVEHIKLPIDAVDTHRPKPKIPGDVSEPGLDGLSGELVAPDGVGKVLIVGDDVATATNGNGGRVDVQAHQ
- the LOC6525187 gene encoding 6-phosphofructo-2-kinase/fructose-2,6-bisphosphatase 1 isoform X2 — encoded protein: MAQSTATAPLYAGYKPLISSVATDTDPDLDLAPSLPAGAEGTADQPQKSQREGEAKGALSEAQRIKTNPNQILSASTSSSIDDHDEDQVGTLPLPLLSINRRTPTLLPRPVPPPSTRFKSSYNDDLCTCSNCAYSSFSSSSSSASSTSSSSSSATAAGTALASAAASAVAKKLARSVTATSIMDMPYNTSPSLRVRTTSLNQLKKTADLAIENELHVCPSVMSEELRKLLPPTSETVMTKPFPIRGERTIADCTTPHVIAMVGLPARGKTFISKKLARYLNWIGIATRVFNLGEYRRHATTAYKSHEFFRADNEEAMAIRNRCANQALHDSCDWLLSGQGSIAVFDATNSTRDRRQLIHDIVVKQHGFRLFFVESICDDPQIIEQNILEVKVSSPDYLNMNTELVVRDFLQRIEHYEERYQPIDEVTESHLSFMKVYNAGKKVVVYNNEGHVESRIVYYLMNIHITPRTIYLTRHGESEYNLSGLIGGDSNLSARGHQYANALSTFIAQQQIDGLRVWTSWMKRAIQTVADVKAPQERWKALNEIDAGHCEEMTYEQIKEKFPEEFKARDVNKFAYRYPRGESYEDLVARLEPVIMELERQGNVLVVSHQAVLRCLFAYFLDKSADELPYLYVPLHTVIKLTPVAYGCKVEHIKLPIDAVDTHRPKPKIPGDVSEPGLDGLSGELVAPDGVGKVLIVGDDVATATNGNGGRVDVQAHQ
- the LOC6525187 gene encoding 6-phosphofructo-2-kinase/fructose-2,6-bisphosphatase 1 isoform X4, with product MPSNCTEHQTIDNELSAGAEGTADQPQKSQREGEAKGALSEAQRIKTNPNQILSASTSSSIDDHDEDQVGTLPLPLLSINRRTPTLLPRPVPPPSTRFKSSYNDDLCTCSNCAYSSFSSSSSSASSTSSSSSSATAAGTALASAAASAVAKKLARSVTATSIMDMPYNTSPSLRVRTTSLNQLKKTADLAIENELHVCPSVMSEELRKLLPPTSETVMTKPFPIRGERTIADCTTPHVIAMVGLPARGKTFISKKLARYLNWIGIATRVFNLGEYRRHATTAYKSHEFFRADNEEAMAIRNRCANQALHDSCDWLLSGQGSIAVFDATNSTRDRRQLIHDIVVKQHGFRLFFVESICDDPQIIEQNILEVKVSSPDYLNMNTELVVRDFLQRIEHYEERYQPIDEVTESHLSFMKVYNAGKKVVVYNNEGHVESRIVYYLMNIHITPRTIYLTRHGESEYNLSGLIGGDSNLSARGHQYANALSTFIAQQQIDGLRVWTSWMKRAIQTVADVKAPQERWKALNEIDAGHCEEMTYEQIKEKFPEEFKARDVNKFAYRYPRGESYEDLVARLEPVIMELERQGNVLVVSHQAVLRCLFAYFLDKSADELPYLYVPLHTVIKLTPVAYGCKVEHIKLPIDAVDTHRPKPKIPGDVSEPGLDGLSGELVAPDGVGKVLIVGDDVATATNGNGGRVDVQAHQ
- the LOC6525187 gene encoding 6-phosphofructo-2-kinase/fructose-2,6-bisphosphatase 1 isoform X1, translated to MAQSTATAPLYAGYKPLISSVATDTDPDLDLAPSLPAAGAEGTADQPQKSQREGEAKGALSEAQRIKTNPNQILSASTSSSIDDHDEDQVGTLPLPLLSINRRTPTLLPRPVPPPSTRFKSSYNDDLCTCSNCAYSSFSSSSSSASSTSSSSSSATAAGTALASAAASAVAKKLARSVTATSIMDMPYNTSPSLRVRTTSLNQLKKTADLAIENELHVCPSVMSEELRKLLPPTSETVMTKPFPIRGERTIADCTTPHVIAMVGLPARGKTFISKKLARYLNWIGIATRVFNLGEYRRHATTAYKSHEFFRADNEEAMAIRNRCANQALHDSCDWLLSGQGSIAVFDATNSTRDRRQLIHDIVVKQHGFRLFFVESICDDPQIIEQNILEVKVSSPDYLNMNTELVVRDFLQRIEHYEERYQPIDEVTESHLSFMKVYNAGKKVVVYNNEGHVESRIVYYLMNIHITPRTIYLTRHGESEYNLSGLIGGDSNLSARGHQYANALSTFIAQQQIDGLRVWTSWMKRAIQTVADVKAPQERWKALNEIDAGHCEEMTYEQIKEKFPEEFKARDVNKFAYRYPRGESYEDLVARLEPVIMELERQGNVLVVSHQAVLRCLFAYFLDKSADELPYLYVPLHTVIKLTPVAYGCKVEHIKLPIDAVDTHRPKPKIPGDVSEPGLDGLSGELVAPDGVGKVLIVGDDVATATNGNGGRVDVQAHQ
- the LOC6525187 gene encoding 6-phosphofructo-2-kinase/fructose-2,6-bisphosphatase 1 isoform X3, whose amino-acid sequence is MPSNCTEHQTIDNELSAAGAEGTADQPQKSQREGEAKGALSEAQRIKTNPNQILSASTSSSIDDHDEDQVGTLPLPLLSINRRTPTLLPRPVPPPSTRFKSSYNDDLCTCSNCAYSSFSSSSSSASSTSSSSSSATAAGTALASAAASAVAKKLARSVTATSIMDMPYNTSPSLRVRTTSLNQLKKTADLAIENELHVCPSVMSEELRKLLPPTSETVMTKPFPIRGERTIADCTTPHVIAMVGLPARGKTFISKKLARYLNWIGIATRVFNLGEYRRHATTAYKSHEFFRADNEEAMAIRNRCANQALHDSCDWLLSGQGSIAVFDATNSTRDRRQLIHDIVVKQHGFRLFFVESICDDPQIIEQNILEVKVSSPDYLNMNTELVVRDFLQRIEHYEERYQPIDEVTESHLSFMKVYNAGKKVVVYNNEGHVESRIVYYLMNIHITPRTIYLTRHGESEYNLSGLIGGDSNLSARGHQYANALSTFIAQQQIDGLRVWTSWMKRAIQTVADVKAPQERWKALNEIDAGHCEEMTYEQIKEKFPEEFKARDVNKFAYRYPRGESYEDLVARLEPVIMELERQGNVLVVSHQAVLRCLFAYFLDKSADELPYLYVPLHTVIKLTPVAYGCKVEHIKLPIDAVDTHRPKPKIPGDVSEPGLDGLSGELVAPDGVGKVLIVGDDVATATNGNGGRVDVQAHQ